Proteins found in one Oryza glaberrima chromosome 4, OglaRS2, whole genome shotgun sequence genomic segment:
- the LOC127770942 gene encoding uncharacterized protein LOC127770942 — protein MSAVERKTACVTGGSGYIASALIKMLLQKGYAVKTTVRNPDDMEKNSHFKELQALGPLKIFRADLEEEGSFDEAVAGCDYAFLVAAPMNLKSQNPEKELLEAGVQGTLNVLRSCVKAGTVKRVILTSSAAAVSGQPLQGDGNGSSHVLDESSWSDLDYLRSTNGISPAQAYAIAKVLSEKEASKLAEENGISLVAVCPVATVGASPAPVANESVANVLSLLSVSDSISGNEEINTLRMIDQYSGGLKLVHVDDLCRAEIFLAEKASPSPSGRYICCALNTTIRQIARSLAAKYPHYNVDIDALGGGLPEKPTILLSSEKLTSEGFEFMYKTVDEMYDDAFVEYGMALGILHYRERETTMSSEVERKTVCVTGGNGYVASLLVKMLLEKGYAVQTTVRDPNNPEKVSHFKDMEKLGPLKVFRANLEDEGSFDEAVAGCHYAFLVAAPVYDKSHKSDDLEKEIVQGGVEGTLNVMRSCARAGTVKRVILTSSTAAVSSLRPLEGAGHVLDESSWSDIEYLRSMEKLSPTQAYSISKVLSEKEATKFAEENGLSLVTLCPVVAVGASPVVRVDTSVPACLSLITGDEEMMNILKGIEKASGWSMPMVHIEDVCRAEIFVAEEESASGRYICGSLNTTVTEIAGFLAAKYPQYNVRCDCIEEHHPEKPTISLSSAKLIGEGFEFKYKNLDEMYDDLVAYGKALGLIPN, from the exons ATGTCGGCTGTTGAGAGGAAGACGGCGTGCGTCACCGGCGGCAGCGGGTACATCGCTTCGGCGCTCATCAAGATGCTGCTGCAGAAGGGATACGCTGTCAAGACGACAGTCAGAAACCCCG ATGACATGGAGAAGAACTCTCATTTCAAGGAGTTGCAAGCACTAGGCCCCTTGAAGATCTTCCGCGCCGACTTGGAAGAGGAAGGCAGCTTCGACGAGGCGGTTGCCGGCTGCGATTACGCCTTCCTCGTCGCCGCTCCGATGAACCTCAAGTCTCAGAATCCTGAG AAAGAACTGTTGGAAGCCGGCGTCCAAGGCACTCTGAACGTTCTGAGGTCGTGCGTGAAAGCCGGCACGGTTAAGCGCGTGATCCTCACAtcgtcggcggccgccgtctccggccaGCCGCTGCAAGGAGACGGCAACGGCAGCAGCCATGTCCTGGACGAGTCGTCCTGGTCCGACCTCGACTACCTCAGATCAACCAACGGGATATCTCCTGCTCAG GCTTACGCGATCGCCAAGGTTCTCTCGGAGAAGGAAGCGAGCAAGCTGGCGGAGGAGAACGGCATCAGCTTAGTGGCGGTGTGCCCGGTCGCCACCGtcggcgcgtcgccggcgccggtggccaaCGAGAGCGTCGCCAACGTCCTCTCCTTGCTGTCCG TGTCCGATTCGATTTCAGGCAACGAGGAGATCAACACCCTGAGAATGATTGACCAGTACTCCGGCGGGCTGAAGCTGGTTCACGTCGACGACCTCTGCCGCGCCGAGATATTCCTCGCCGAGaaagcgtcgccgtcgccgtcggggagGTACATCTGCTGCGCCCTCAACACCACCATACGGCAGATCGCCCGTTCCCTGGCCGCCAAATACCCGCACTACAACGTTGACATCGATGC actcggcggcggcctccctgAGAAGCCGACGATCCTCCTCTCGTCGGAGAAGCTGACCAGTGAAGGGTTCGAGTTCATGTACAAGACGGTGGATGAGATGTACGATGATGCCTTCGTGGAGTACGGCATGGCACTCGGGATTCTGCACTAC agagagagagagacgacgatGTCGTCGGAGGTTGAGAGGAAGACGGTGTGCGTCACCGGCGGCAACGGGTACGTTGCTTCATTGCTCGTCAAGATGCTCCTGGAGAAAGGATACGCTGTTCAGACAACCGTCAGAGATCCCA ATAACCCAGAGAAGGTCTCCCATTTCAAGGACATGGAAAAACTCGGCCCCCTGAAGGTCTTTCGCGCCAACTTGGAGGATGAAGGCAGCTTCGACGAGGCCGTCGCCGGCTGCCACTACGCCTTCCTCGTCGCCGCTCCGGTGTACGACAAGAGCCACAAGTCCGACGATCTCGAG AAAGAGATAGTCCAAGGCGGCGTCGAGGGCACACTGAACGTGATGAGGTCGTGCGCGAGAGCCGGCACGGTGAAGCGCGTGATCCTGACGTCGTCGACGGCCGCCGTCTCCAGCCTGCGGCCGCTGGAAGGCGCCGGCCATGTCCTCGACGAGTCGTCCTGGTCCGACATCGAGTACCTCAGATCCATGGAGAAGCTGTCGCCGACGCAg GCGTACTCGATCTCCAAGGTTCTTTCGGAGAAGGAGGCGACCAAGTTCGCGGAGGAGAACGGTCTCAGCCTGGTGACCCTCTgcccggtcgtcgccgtcggagcATCGCCGGTGGTGAGGGTTGATACCAGCGTCCCGGCCTGCCTCTCGTTGATAACCG gcgaCGAGGAGATGATGAACATCCTCAAGGGCATCGAGAAGGCGTCCGGGTGGTCGATGCCGATGGTCCACATCGAGGACGTGTGCCGCGCCGAGATCttcgtcgccgaggaggagtCCGCGTCGGGGAGGTACATCTGCGGCAGCCTCAACACCACGGTCACCGAGATCGCCGGCTTCCTGGCGGCCAAGTACCCCCAGTACAACGTCAGATGCGATTG CATCGAAGAGCATCACCCCGAGAAGCCGACCATCTCGCTCTCGTCGGCGAAGCTCATCGGCGAAGGGTTCGAGTTCAAGTACAAGAACCTGGACGAGATGTACGACGACCTCGTCGCGTACGGCAAGGCCCTGGGGTTGATCCCCAACTGA